In one window of Psychrilyobacter piezotolerans DNA:
- the nfo gene encoding deoxyribonuclease IV, which produces MEKKHKINKFLGAHVSVSGGVFNAPKNAHDIGGTAFAMFLKNQKRWVAKDYDDKVINKFKDEIKKYNFNTDYIMPHAGYLINLANSDPEKWQKSLDALIDELKRGEQLGLKYVNLHCGSHLGLISLEEGYDLIARGINEAVKATEYITVVLENTAGKGNTIGGNFEELKEIIDRVENKDRVGVLLDTCHTFDYGYDLATEEGYKKTLEEFENLIGFEYLKGIHLNDSMYGLACKKDRHESIGKGMLGMDFFKRFMNDPRFDNMPITLETIDPAIWKEEIELLYSLIEG; this is translated from the coding sequence ATGGAAAAAAAACATAAAATAAATAAATTTCTCGGGGCGCACGTCAGTGTCAGCGGGGGAGTTTTTAACGCTCCTAAAAACGCTCACGATATCGGCGGGACAGCCTTTGCAATGTTTTTAAAAAATCAAAAAAGATGGGTTGCCAAAGATTATGACGATAAGGTGATCAATAAATTTAAGGATGAGATAAAAAAATATAATTTTAACACCGATTATATCATGCCCCATGCCGGATATCTTATCAACCTGGCTAATTCCGATCCTGAAAAATGGCAGAAATCATTGGATGCCCTCATCGATGAGCTGAAAAGAGGGGAACAGCTGGGATTAAAATATGTGAATTTACACTGCGGGAGCCATCTGGGATTGATCTCACTGGAGGAGGGGTACGACCTTATAGCTCGTGGGATCAATGAAGCTGTCAAAGCCACAGAGTATATCACTGTAGTCCTTGAAAATACAGCCGGCAAGGGAAATACCATAGGTGGGAACTTTGAGGAGTTAAAGGAAATTATAGACAGGGTAGAGAATAAGGATCGTGTAGGAGTCTTACTCGATACCTGCCATACATTCGACTACGGGTATGACTTAGCCACCGAAGAGGGATATAAAAAGACATTGGAGGAGTTTGAAAATCTGATTGGATTTGAATATCTGAAGGGAATCCACCTGAATGATTCTATGTATGGATTAGCCTGTAAAAAAGACAGACACGAAAGTATTGGAAAGGGGATGTTGGGAATGGACTTTTTTAAAAGATTTATGAATGATCCCAGATTTGATAATATGCCCATTACCCTGGAAACAATAGATCCCGCCATATGGAAGGAAGAAATAGAACTGCTGTACAGCCTTATAGAAGGATAG
- a CDS encoding multicopper oxidase domain-containing protein, producing the protein MKKYLYLFIYIILSVISTAKVVEYEIDIAYTEVNFTGTPVMAMTLNGGIPGPTLEFTEGDLLRVTFNNKMDVETSIHWHGLLVPNDQDGVPYLNTPPILPETSFTYEIPLIQSGTYWYHSHTGLQEQRGVYGSIVIHPKDKKETMTEYVAVLSDWTDESPDRVLRNLKKDGDYYALKKGTVQSWERVVRKGQISERLMSSLTRMGPMDLSDVGYDAFLINGQKKISLKNIKEGTPIKLRVINAAASTYFNLSYSKGTMKVVAADGLNVMPVHRDDILMGVAETYDLIVEAGGTFKASAQDGTGDTMLHIGEIQMTKDEEKTSHMMPMEISMMNHDMSMNSKGKASSYDFLMAMKSTEYSNDLQEKIIRLKLTGDMERYVWTFNNKALSESDKILIRKGEKIKFVLENETMMHHPLHLHGHFFRVINKHGPNSPLKHTVDVPPMQTVEIEFLANEEKDWFFHCHNLYHMKTGMSRIVSYNNEELPKALSTKLSSDRKWFYKGDVAGATNYSAANFSSFNTKNTLSLSGEVSYEGEHDLDLYYSRYINRNLSLTLGFNFNEEDDGEIDNRGFLGIEYLLPLLIESELKLYDDGDIEIVFSNELQLTDKLQFNWEIDTQGEYLLELEYRYRKWISFTANTHSEYDEGIGVKIRF; encoded by the coding sequence ATGAAAAAGTATTTATATCTATTTATCTATATAATTTTATCAGTTATATCCACTGCCAAGGTTGTGGAATATGAAATTGATATAGCCTATACCGAAGTTAATTTTACAGGTACTCCGGTAATGGCTATGACATTAAACGGCGGTATTCCAGGTCCGACTCTGGAATTTACAGAAGGAGATCTTCTCAGAGTAACCTTCAACAATAAAATGGATGTAGAGACCTCTATCCACTGGCATGGACTCCTCGTTCCAAATGATCAGGATGGTGTTCCCTACCTTAATACCCCTCCGATCCTCCCAGAAACATCATTTACATATGAAATTCCTCTGATACAGTCGGGAACATACTGGTATCATTCCCATACTGGTCTTCAGGAACAGCGAGGAGTATACGGCAGTATAGTAATCCATCCCAAAGATAAAAAAGAAACTATGACAGAGTATGTAGCTGTCCTTTCAGATTGGACCGATGAATCTCCGGATCGGGTACTTAGAAACTTAAAGAAAGATGGTGACTATTACGCTTTAAAGAAAGGGACGGTTCAGTCCTGGGAAAGAGTAGTCAGGAAAGGACAAATAAGTGAAAGATTGATGAGCTCTTTAACGAGAATGGGTCCCATGGATCTTTCAGACGTGGGGTATGATGCATTCCTCATAAATGGACAAAAAAAGATATCCCTGAAAAATATTAAGGAAGGAACTCCTATAAAATTAAGGGTCATAAATGCAGCAGCATCAACTTACTTTAACCTTTCTTATTCAAAGGGAACTATGAAGGTAGTAGCTGCAGATGGTTTGAACGTTATGCCCGTTCATAGGGATGATATCCTCATGGGAGTTGCTGAAACCTACGATCTTATTGTTGAAGCCGGAGGAACATTTAAAGCTTCTGCCCAGGATGGCACGGGAGACACCATGCTCCATATTGGTGAAATACAGATGACGAAAGATGAAGAAAAAACTTCTCATATGATGCCTATGGAAATCAGTATGATGAACCATGACATGTCCATGAACTCTAAGGGGAAAGCCTCTTCATACGACTTTCTAATGGCTATGAAATCAACGGAATACAGTAACGATCTCCAGGAGAAAATTATCCGTCTAAAACTTACAGGCGATATGGAAAGGTATGTCTGGACCTTTAACAATAAGGCATTGTCGGAAAGCGACAAAATCCTCATCCGCAAGGGAGAAAAGATAAAATTTGTTTTGGAAAATGAGACTATGATGCACCATCCCCTCCATCTACACGGACACTTCTTCAGGGTCATAAACAAGCATGGCCCTAATTCTCCACTGAAACACACTGTAGATGTTCCTCCCATGCAGACTGTAGAGATAGAGTTTTTGGCCAACGAGGAAAAGGACTGGTTTTTTCACTGTCATAACTTATATCACATGAAAACAGGGATGTCCAGGATAGTAAGCTACAACAATGAGGAACTTCCCAAAGCTCTGTCCACTAAGCTCTCCTCGGATAGAAAGTGGTTTTACAAAGGGGATGTTGCTGGAGCTACCAACTACTCAGCCGCCAATTTCTCATCCTTCAATACAAAGAATACTCTCTCCCTAAGTGGTGAAGTTTCCTATGAAGGAGAGCATGACCTGGATCTCTACTATAGCAGGTATATAAACCGTAACCTGTCTTTAACCTTGGGATTCAATTTTAATGAAGAGGATGACGGAGAAATAGACAACAGAGGATTTTTAGGTATCGAGTACCTTCTCCCACTCTTAATAGAATCTGAACTGAAACTTTACGATGATGGGGATATAGAGATCGTGTTTTCCAACGAACTGCAACTTACCGACAAACTCCAGTTTAATTGGGAAATAGATACCCAAGGAGAATATCTTTTGGAGCTGGAATACAGATATAGAAAGTGGATTTCATTTACAGCAAACACTCACTCAGAATATGATGAAGGAATAGGAGTAAAAATAAGATTCTGA